From a region of the Neobacillus niacini genome:
- a CDS encoding toxic anion resistance protein, whose amino-acid sequence MTEEPLSEAKISDIKLALRKETEVQNLARSIDERDQIKILEFGKEPAVQISRFSDQILGNMRTTKVEDSGELLKQLTKIMDKFDPKDFQKTSTGFFGKLFKKGEKMIEKVFGKYQTMGSEIDKVYVEISKYQHEMVDSTKMLEQMYEQNYQYYMTLEKYVVAGEMKVEDLKNSQLPQLEARVASGDQIASMQLDTLRNSIEALEQRIYDLEMAKMVALQTAPQIRLLQRGNTKLIGKINSAFVTTIPIFKNGLIQAVAAKRQKLVADSMSELDRRTNEMLLKNAQNISKQSTDIARLAGGPSIKIETIEESWNIIIKGMQETRAIEEENKRLRVEGTKRLEQLQDNFKKLKQQY is encoded by the coding sequence ATGACTGAGGAACCGTTAAGTGAAGCTAAGATTTCCGACATTAAGCTTGCCCTCAGGAAGGAAACAGAAGTTCAAAATCTGGCAAGGTCCATTGATGAACGAGACCAGATAAAGATATTAGAGTTTGGGAAAGAGCCGGCTGTGCAAATCTCCCGTTTTTCAGATCAAATTTTAGGTAATATGCGGACAACGAAAGTCGAAGATTCCGGCGAGCTTCTAAAGCAGCTTACCAAAATAATGGATAAGTTCGATCCAAAAGACTTTCAAAAAACTTCCACCGGATTTTTCGGAAAGCTCTTTAAAAAGGGCGAAAAGATGATTGAAAAGGTCTTTGGAAAATACCAAACGATGGGTTCTGAAATTGATAAGGTGTATGTGGAAATTTCTAAGTACCAGCATGAGATGGTGGATTCCACAAAAATGCTCGAACAAATGTATGAGCAGAATTATCAATATTATATGACGCTGGAAAAATACGTGGTTGCCGGAGAAATGAAGGTAGAAGATCTAAAAAATAGTCAATTGCCACAATTAGAAGCACGTGTTGCGTCAGGCGACCAGATCGCTTCCATGCAATTGGATACTTTAAGAAATTCAATTGAGGCTTTAGAGCAGCGAATTTATGATCTTGAAATGGCAAAGATGGTCGCGCTGCAGACAGCACCGCAAATACGCTTGCTGCAAAGAGGAAATACAAAGCTGATTGGGAAAATCAATTCCGCCTTTGTAACAACGATTCCAATCTTTAAGAATGGTCTCATTCAGGCGGTTGCTGCAAAAAGACAGAAGCTTGTTGCTGATTCAATGAGTGAACTAGACCGTCGTACCAATGAAATGCTACTGAAAAATGCACAAAACATATCGAAGCAAAGCACAGATATTGCAAGACTCGCAGGCGGCCCAAGTATTAAAATCGAGACCATCGAAGAATCCTGGAACATCATCATTAAAGGTATGCAGGAAACACGAGCCATTGAAGAAGAAAATAAGCGCCTGCGTGTAGAAGGAACCAAGCGTCTAGAACAACTGCAGGATAACTTTAAAAAATTGAAACAACAATACTAA
- a CDS encoding HpcH/HpaI aldolase/citrate lyase family protein: MKYFTYFYENELETLFFEKPKEFNKYSDRELLSYGLGATLYMPATRPNIHQDLLSKKHEGLTSLVIDLEDAVGDMEVDKAEKRLVEELLKLYSEINNNYLTIDDLPLMFIRIRNIEQLQRIKEQLGNAIELLTGVVLPKFNAESGGELLSEVVSIHTDSRPFYAMPILESDKIIHKETRMKELMAIKRLLDRYKENILNVRIGATDFCGLYGIRRSVDTTVYEIAVLRDCIADIINVFQRSESPYVISGPVWEYFSSKPRMLKPQLRQTPFRERYGDEGLKWRAELIDQNMDGLIREVLMDIANGLTGKTIIHPTHIKAVQALNVVTYEEYIDACSIVEAENGENGVEKSDFSNKMNEIKPHLFWAQKTILKSQLYGVLHEGYTNIDLIKKDVYVYNS; this comes from the coding sequence ATGAAGTATTTTACTTATTTTTATGAAAATGAGCTTGAGACATTATTCTTTGAGAAACCAAAGGAATTTAATAAGTATAGTGATCGTGAGCTTTTATCTTATGGACTTGGAGCAACTCTTTACATGCCGGCTACTCGTCCCAATATTCATCAAGATCTCCTTTCTAAAAAGCATGAGGGGTTAACATCCCTTGTAATTGACCTAGAGGATGCCGTAGGTGATATGGAGGTTGATAAAGCGGAAAAGCGGCTTGTTGAGGAACTGCTTAAATTATATAGTGAAATCAATAATAATTATTTAACAATTGACGACCTTCCTCTTATGTTTATCCGGATTCGAAATATCGAGCAGCTTCAAAGAATTAAGGAACAACTAGGAAATGCAATTGAATTGTTAACGGGAGTAGTTTTACCAAAATTTAATGCAGAGTCTGGCGGGGAATTATTGTCAGAGGTGGTTAGTATTCATACAGACAGCAGGCCTTTTTACGCCATGCCTATTCTTGAGAGTGATAAAATCATACATAAAGAAACTAGAATGAAAGAATTAATGGCGATAAAACGTCTACTTGACCGCTATAAGGAAAATATATTAAATGTTCGAATTGGGGCGACTGATTTTTGCGGATTGTATGGAATTCGCAGAAGTGTGGATACGACTGTTTACGAGATTGCTGTTTTACGAGATTGCATTGCAGATATTATAAATGTTTTCCAACGGTCAGAAAGTCCATACGTGATTTCGGGACCAGTCTGGGAATATTTCTCCTCCAAACCAAGGATGCTAAAACCACAGCTTAGACAAACTCCTTTCCGCGAACGTTATGGTGATGAAGGCTTAAAATGGCGGGCTGAATTAATAGATCAGAATATGGATGGTTTAATTAGAGAAGTGTTAATGGATATTGCTAACGGGCTGACCGGAAAAACCATTATTCATCCAACACATATAAAAGCCGTCCAGGCACTAAATGTTGTAACATACGAGGAATATATTGATGCCTGTTCCATTGTTGAAGCAGAAAACGGTGAAAATGGAGTTGAAAAAAGTGATTTTTCCAATAAGATGAATGAAATTAAGCCTCATTTGTTTTGGGCCCAAAAGACCATCTTAAAATCTCAGCTTTACGGGGTGCTGCATGAAGGATACACAAATATCGACCTTATCAAAAAAGACGTATACGTATACAATTCTTGA
- a CDS encoding TerD family protein, producing the protein MAISLQKGQRVDLTKGNPGLSKIMVGLGWDPVQSGKSGGGGLFGGLFGGGGAGGGANVDCDASVIMLGANDKIQNNNDVIYFGNLKSKDGSVQHSGDNLTGDGDGDDEQVMVELSRVPESVQKLVFVVNIYDCVKRKQHFGMIRNAFIRVVNPSNGQEMIRYNLSDDYSGKTSLVVGEIYRHNTEWKFAAVGTGTNAASLSEVVRSYS; encoded by the coding sequence ATGGCTATTAGCTTACAAAAAGGTCAAAGAGTAGATTTAACAAAAGGTAATCCAGGACTATCTAAAATCATGGTAGGTTTGGGCTGGGACCCAGTTCAAAGTGGTAAAAGCGGAGGCGGCGGCCTCTTCGGTGGCTTGTTTGGCGGCGGAGGAGCAGGCGGCGGTGCTAATGTAGATTGTGATGCTTCTGTTATCATGCTTGGTGCTAACGATAAGATTCAAAACAACAATGACGTGATCTATTTTGGTAATTTGAAAAGCAAAGACGGCAGTGTGCAGCACTCTGGAGACAACTTAACAGGTGATGGAGACGGGGACGACGAACAAGTTATGGTAGAACTAAGCCGTGTTCCAGAAAGCGTTCAAAAGCTTGTATTTGTTGTTAATATATATGATTGTGTAAAAAGAAAACAACATTTCGGCATGATCCGCAATGCATTTATTCGTGTAGTAAATCCATCAAATGGTCAAGAAATGATTCGTTATAACCTATCTGATGATTACAGCGGCAAAACATCGTTAGTGGTTGGGGAAATTTACCGCCACAACACAGAGTGGAAGTTCGCTGCTGTTGGAACTGGTACAAACGCAGCAAGCTTAAGTGAAGTAGTGCGTTCATACAGTTAA
- a CDS encoding YpjP family protein encodes MNKWIRKSFVVLVSLLTFGLITPTQLINNVNAEKPTERDTIEAALLRGYAQESSFFETEEVVDKEKFLEELIKQAELQSYQKFGTRIKPVIENEFREIIMPNIEKALQETAAQFPTEDLLNLAITETPGKGQSEKIFNIKNSETNMDVLRFHVRRDNPPQAGYWFNFHYHTYHDGFQSHHELGSIYWDKNTPPKWMS; translated from the coding sequence ATGAATAAATGGATACGTAAATCGTTTGTAGTACTCGTTTCACTATTAACTTTTGGTCTTATCACTCCGACTCAATTAATAAATAACGTAAATGCTGAGAAACCTACAGAGAGAGATACGATTGAAGCAGCGCTGTTAAGAGGTTATGCTCAGGAAAGTAGCTTTTTTGAGACAGAAGAAGTAGTAGATAAAGAAAAGTTCCTCGAAGAGCTAATCAAACAGGCAGAGCTCCAATCCTATCAAAAATTTGGTACAAGGATTAAACCTGTAATTGAAAATGAGTTTCGTGAGATCATTATGCCAAATATCGAAAAGGCATTACAGGAAACAGCTGCACAATTCCCTACTGAGGATTTATTAAATTTAGCTATTACGGAGACTCCAGGTAAGGGGCAATCAGAAAAAATCTTTAATATCAAAAACAGTGAAACCAATATGGATGTTCTTCGTTTTCATGTGAGAAGAGATAATCCACCTCAAGCTGGTTACTGGTTTAATTTTCATTACCATACCTATCATGATGGGTTTCAAAGCCATCATGAGCTAGGGTCTATTTATTGGGATAAAAATACGCCGCCTAAATGGATGAGTTAA
- a CDS encoding phosphoribosyltransferase family protein produces MKDTQISTLSKKTYTYTILDKITVDIEVTANPYQLPLEELFTMAARINKKRSFLFVSKVLGKHLPIQPQKGLLTAALLAARYAESIRKLNSHVSESLVNSFGQRETDFQSVSFIPKSVNPVVIGFAETATSLGHAFFDCFEEAEYFHTTREEMDHLTPCITFEEEHSHATSHRCYIPIDMIDHQREIILIDDEMTTGKTAINIIESIHSQFPRKDYTVVSILDWRSEDNKQQFTQLERTLGININVVSLMSGKVQVNEMGNLQELDRQPDTYKEIKTCLEVISLSAFFEKEIAGNCNETPYIKETGRFGIDSKNNLVLHQKINDAAFVLRQHRMGSKTLCLGSGEFMYIPMKLAAEMGGNVFYQSTTRSPIYIQNIQGYGARHGIAFPNPEDQEVAHFVYNIPPGEYDELFVFFEREVPAENLQTLLKQFEKLQLKSIKIVFFSD; encoded by the coding sequence ATGAAGGATACACAAATATCGACCTTATCAAAAAAGACGTATACGTATACAATTCTTGACAAAATTACTGTTGACATTGAAGTAACTGCTAATCCATATCAGTTACCGCTTGAAGAACTGTTTACAATGGCGGCTAGAATCAATAAAAAACGGTCGTTTCTGTTTGTTAGTAAGGTTCTTGGAAAACATTTACCAATACAACCGCAAAAAGGCCTATTGACTGCTGCTTTACTTGCAGCTAGATATGCAGAGAGTATTAGAAAATTGAATAGCCATGTATCAGAGAGTCTGGTTAACTCTTTTGGGCAAAGAGAGACAGATTTTCAAAGCGTTTCTTTTATCCCCAAGTCTGTTAATCCTGTTGTGATTGGATTTGCAGAGACCGCTACATCACTCGGACACGCTTTTTTTGATTGCTTTGAAGAAGCAGAGTATTTCCATACAACAAGAGAAGAGATGGATCATTTAACACCTTGTATTACTTTTGAAGAAGAGCATTCTCATGCTACTTCTCATCGCTGTTATATTCCAATCGACATGATTGATCATCAGCGTGAAATTATCTTGATAGACGATGAAATGACCACTGGAAAAACGGCAATCAATATTATCGAATCGATCCATTCCCAGTTTCCTAGAAAAGACTATACAGTTGTCTCGATATTGGATTGGCGTTCAGAAGATAATAAACAACAATTCACACAACTAGAAAGAACACTGGGGATAAATATAAATGTTGTTAGCTTGATGAGCGGTAAGGTACAAGTAAATGAGATGGGTAACCTTCAAGAACTAGACCGGCAGCCTGATACATACAAAGAAATAAAAACTTGTTTGGAAGTAATATCTTTATCCGCTTTTTTTGAAAAAGAAATTGCCGGCAATTGCAATGAGACTCCCTATATCAAGGAAACTGGCCGCTTTGGAATAGATAGCAAAAACAATCTTGTTCTTCATCAGAAAATAAATGACGCCGCCTTTGTACTAAGACAACACAGAATGGGTTCAAAAACACTATGTCTAGGGAGCGGGGAGTTCATGTATATCCCTATGAAATTGGCTGCGGAAATGGGAGGAAATGTCTTCTATCAATCTACTACTAGAAGTCCAATCTATATTCAAAACATCCAAGGGTATGGGGCAAGACACGGTATCGCATTTCCTAACCCAGAGGATCAGGAAGTAGCTCATTTCGTTTACAATATTCCTCCAGGTGAGTATGATGAATTATTTGTTTTCTTTGAGAGAGAAGTACCTGCAGAAAATCTTCAGACATTATTAAAACAATTTGAAAAATTACAGTTAAAGTCGATTAAAATCGTCTTTTTCTCAGATTGA
- a CDS encoding TerD family protein, producing MAISLSKGQKVDLTKSNPGLTNVVVGLGWDTNKYDGGNDFDLDSSVFLLGENGKVTNETDFVFYNNPQGANGAVVHNGDNRTGAGDGDDEQVNINLTAIPANIQRVTFTITIHDAQARNQNFGQVSNAYARIFNEATGEELIRYDLGEDFSIETAVVVGELYRHNGEWKFSAIGSGYQGGLAALATDFGLQVG from the coding sequence ATGGCAATTAGTTTATCCAAAGGTCAAAAAGTTGATTTAACAAAGTCAAATCCTGGGTTAACAAATGTAGTAGTTGGATTAGGATGGGATACGAATAAATATGATGGCGGGAATGATTTCGACCTCGATTCATCTGTTTTCTTATTAGGTGAAAACGGCAAGGTTACAAACGAAACCGACTTTGTATTTTACAATAATCCACAAGGTGCCAATGGTGCTGTTGTACATAATGGAGATAACCGTACTGGTGCAGGCGATGGTGATGATGAACAAGTAAATATCAATCTAACTGCAATTCCTGCTAACATTCAACGCGTTACTTTCACCATTACCATTCATGATGCACAAGCAAGAAACCAAAACTTTGGTCAAGTTTCGAATGCATATGCACGTATTTTCAATGAAGCAACTGGTGAAGAATTAATTCGTTATGATTTAGGAGAAGATTTCTCTATCGAAACAGCTGTTGTTGTTGGTGAACTATACCGTCATAACGGTGAATGGAAGTTTAGTGCGATTGGAAGCGGCTATCAAGGCGGCTTAGCAGCTCTTGCTACAGACTTTGGATTACAAGTAGGATAA
- a CDS encoding TerC family protein: MWEGIIETYSLFFDWQHWVEVLSDPVNWGLIGTLVILEGLLSADNALVLAVMVKHLPPEQRKRALFYGLLGAYIFRFIAIGIGVYLIKFTLVKVLGAAYLAWLAIKYFIDKRKANQAAESEEEEHGINQKGLLIRLFGTFWGTVAAVELMDIAFSVDSVLAAFGISNEVWVLLLGGMLGVLMMRGVAGVFLALIDRIPELETSAYILILLISAKMFAGVFGVHVSHITFFVILLLVFGATFIVHFMNKKKEVSKES; the protein is encoded by the coding sequence ATGTGGGAAGGTATTATTGAAACTTATTCATTATTTTTTGACTGGCAGCATTGGGTGGAGGTTCTTTCAGATCCAGTTAACTGGGGATTAATTGGTACCCTTGTTATTCTAGAAGGGTTATTGTCAGCCGACAATGCTCTTGTTCTAGCAGTAATGGTAAAACACTTACCACCAGAACAACGTAAGAGAGCCCTTTTTTATGGGTTGCTTGGTGCTTATATATTCCGTTTTATCGCAATTGGAATAGGGGTTTATTTAATTAAATTTACCTTGGTTAAAGTTTTAGGAGCGGCTTATCTTGCTTGGTTAGCAATTAAATATTTTATTGATAAACGAAAAGCCAATCAGGCAGCAGAATCAGAAGAAGAGGAGCATGGGATTAACCAAAAAGGCTTGCTCATTCGATTATTTGGTACCTTTTGGGGAACGGTTGCTGCAGTAGAATTAATGGATATTGCTTTTTCTGTTGACAGTGTTCTAGCTGCTTTCGGAATTAGTAATGAAGTTTGGGTGCTGCTGCTTGGCGGTATGCTTGGGGTTCTTATGATGCGTGGTGTTGCCGGGGTATTCTTGGCATTAATTGACCGTATTCCAGAACTTGAGACATCAGCTTATATTTTGATTCTATTAATATCTGCAAAAATGTTTGCCGGAGTCTTCGGTGTTCATGTAAGTCATATCACATTCTTCGTTATTTTACTACTAGTATTTGGAGCGACTTTCATTGTTCATTTTATGAACAAAAAGAAAGAAGTTTCTAAGGAATCATAA
- a CDS encoding TerD family protein: MGINLSKGQRIDLTKTNPGLTRAIIGLGWDTNRYHGGHDFDLDASAFLTDANGRVTQDLDFIFYNNLVHASGGVEHTGDNRTGEGDGDDEQIRIDFSKVPSHVHRIAIAVTIHDADSRNQNFGQVSNAFARLFDEETNREILRFDLGEDFSVETAVVICELYRHNGEWKFNAIGSGFSGGLAALCRNYGLEV, encoded by the coding sequence TTGGGCATCAATTTATCTAAAGGACAAAGAATTGATCTTACAAAAACAAATCCTGGATTAACAAGAGCCATTATTGGTCTAGGGTGGGACACGAACCGCTACCACGGCGGCCATGACTTTGACCTCGATGCTTCCGCATTTCTTACAGACGCAAATGGGCGGGTAACGCAGGATTTGGATTTTATCTTTTATAATAATTTAGTGCATGCGTCAGGCGGAGTGGAGCATACGGGCGATAACCGCACTGGTGAGGGTGATGGGGACGATGAGCAAATAAGAATTGATTTCAGCAAGGTTCCTTCACACGTCCATCGAATTGCGATTGCCGTAACGATTCATGATGCAGACTCAAGAAATCAAAACTTTGGACAGGTTTCCAATGCATTCGCCCGGTTGTTTGATGAAGAAACAAATCGTGAAATTCTTCGTTTTGACCTTGGCGAAGACTTTTCCGTCGAAACCGCCGTTGTTATTTGTGAGCTTTATCGTCATAACGGTGAATGGAAATTTAACGCCATTGGCAGCGGATTTTCAGGCGGTTTAGCGGCACTTTGCCGGAATTATGGACTTGAAGTATAG
- a CDS encoding YceG family protein, translated as MNLPYNQMNVRPVSLSFENWLDTLKMPLSERPEFSIEQGSIQIGQVLAKFLGIPIDSDEYYNQLFDYVSSSETHLHVLSEESLNKNIDNHHFQSIQKVLNISQEQKLSINRFTAFLDGERLLYKSNIPAIHRKIREAMISTLELFTQREKDGLKNNELRRVLVDVIKWSMNHLNPLLDNVDLQKEMPKFLWYGDMKRSQPYFVYYLIKLGCDVIIFHPEGKDVLAGFLDEEFFTHHYQNKQQAEPFPKERRNRQTTVAYRASREIETILNQEGSGLYKPWQLREYTPSSITLKTTYDELFILGKEIAMVRPGFEVENGQVKIPSLFAKIQGVSKNRKEYWDRIQHLTEFEHSLLIRQLPFTWSSSNDFRFHYRNALGRDGLLNPDIMMQAHYWPYSFLPTGLQKGIASAIRRICEKPGLKSLPGETMEEVSIYLFSQAMFTPKEIIQLMEKFDYSQHVPKLIIYNNECRGMLTRSDAALILLLNQFGVDIIVYNPPGHNDIENFVHDSLFDTHWLSDVVFELEYKEPFKLKKKFFQGIIKNLRGD; from the coding sequence ATGAATTTACCATACAACCAAATGAATGTCCGACCCGTATCCCTTTCATTTGAAAATTGGCTTGATACGCTGAAAATGCCGCTGTCAGAGCGGCCAGAATTTTCAATAGAGCAGGGAAGTATTCAGATTGGGCAAGTATTAGCGAAATTCCTTGGAATTCCGATTGACAGTGATGAGTATTACAATCAGCTTTTTGATTATGTGTCTTCCTCTGAAACACACTTACATGTATTAAGTGAAGAATCACTAAATAAAAACATTGATAATCATCATTTTCAATCAATTCAAAAGGTATTGAATATCAGTCAAGAACAGAAGCTTTCAATCAATCGATTCACAGCTTTTCTTGATGGCGAGCGGCTGTTGTATAAGTCAAATATCCCAGCCATACATCGAAAAATAAGAGAAGCGATGATCAGTACGCTTGAACTTTTTACGCAGCGTGAAAAGGATGGGTTGAAGAATAACGAACTAAGAAGGGTCCTAGTCGACGTAATTAAGTGGTCGATGAACCATTTAAACCCTTTGTTAGATAATGTCGACCTTCAGAAGGAAATGCCTAAATTCTTATGGTACGGCGATATGAAAAGAAGTCAGCCTTACTTTGTCTATTATTTAATAAAGCTTGGCTGCGATGTAATCATTTTTCATCCAGAAGGCAAGGATGTTTTAGCTGGATTTCTAGATGAGGAATTCTTTACGCATCACTACCAAAATAAACAACAAGCAGAACCATTTCCAAAAGAAAGAAGAAACCGCCAAACCACTGTGGCCTATCGGGCCTCAAGAGAGATTGAGACGATTCTTAATCAGGAAGGGTCAGGTTTATATAAACCATGGCAATTAAGGGAGTATACCCCATCTTCGATTACTTTAAAAACCACCTATGATGAATTATTTATCCTTGGTAAAGAAATTGCAATGGTCCGACCAGGATTTGAAGTTGAGAACGGACAAGTTAAAATACCTTCCCTTTTTGCTAAAATTCAGGGTGTGAGTAAAAACCGTAAAGAGTATTGGGATCGAATCCAGCACCTTACAGAATTCGAACACAGCCTGTTGATTCGCCAATTACCGTTTACATGGTCAAGCTCTAACGATTTTCGTTTTCACTACCGAAATGCTCTTGGGCGAGATGGATTATTAAATCCAGATATCATGATGCAGGCACATTATTGGCCGTATTCCTTCTTACCAACTGGATTACAAAAGGGGATCGCTAGTGCGATTCGTCGAATATGTGAAAAGCCGGGTTTAAAGTCGTTGCCAGGGGAAACCATGGAAGAGGTAAGCATCTATTTATTTAGTCAGGCGATGTTTACACCAAAAGAGATCATCCAGTTAATGGAAAAATTTGATTATTCACAGCATGTACCGAAGTTAATCATTTATAACAATGAATGCCGCGGTATGCTTACAAGATCAGATGCTGCCCTTATCCTGCTATTAAACCAATTTGGTGTTGATATTATCGTATATAACCCGCCAGGCCATAATGATATTGAAAATTTCGTTCATGATAGTTTATTTGATACGCACTGGCTTAGTGATGTTGTTTTTGAATTAGAATATAAAGAACCTTTCAAACTGAAGAAAAAGTTCTTCCAAGGAATTATAAAAAATTTAAGGGGAGATTAA
- a CDS encoding cysteine protease StiP family protein, which translates to MPMITNQPAKMGSYSEDDVLFLLKDLSNFQLEDSTLNREMRVQAGQHYSESLPIEYQPPDEYVELFWNTANEYKSKVALCVGIVAEQIYRNKGDQAILVSLARAGTPVGILVKRYIKFRYGISLPHYSVSIIRDRGIDENALHYILEKHPEGNIQFVDGWTGKGAISLELTKACQHFESNYQIQLDDELAVIADPGHCTALFGTREDFLIPSACLNSTVSGLVSRTVLNDTYIGKNDFHGAKYYQELLTNDVSNDYIEMIAGEFSAISQEAEEIALQREHEEIKVEFTGMQDVRTIQAEFEIGSTNYIKPGVGETTRVLLRRVPWKILMRDPSSPYVRHILMLAEEKGVEIVTYPEMNYLCMGLIKSVKETSK; encoded by the coding sequence ATGCCTATGATAACCAATCAGCCTGCTAAAATGGGAAGCTATTCTGAGGATGATGTTCTTTTTCTACTAAAGGATTTGAGTAATTTTCAGCTTGAAGACTCAACCCTGAATCGTGAAATGAGAGTTCAAGCTGGACAGCATTACAGTGAATCATTGCCGATAGAATACCAGCCGCCAGATGAATATGTTGAATTGTTTTGGAATACCGCCAATGAGTATAAATCAAAAGTGGCACTTTGCGTTGGTATTGTGGCTGAGCAAATCTATCGCAATAAGGGTGATCAAGCCATCCTCGTATCTCTTGCCAGGGCTGGAACGCCGGTTGGAATTCTGGTTAAAAGGTATATTAAATTCCGCTACGGAATTTCTTTACCTCATTATAGTGTCTCGATTATCCGTGACAGAGGTATTGACGAAAATGCACTGCACTATATACTCGAAAAACACCCAGAGGGTAACATTCAGTTCGTGGATGGCTGGACTGGAAAAGGAGCGATTTCGCTGGAATTAACAAAGGCATGCCAGCACTTTGAAAGTAATTATCAAATCCAGCTGGATGATGAACTTGCCGTCATTGCCGACCCTGGTCATTGTACGGCACTTTTTGGAACGAGAGAAGACTTTCTCATTCCAAGTGCCTGCTTAAATTCGACCGTTTCGGGACTTGTAAGCCGTACGGTATTAAATGACACGTATATTGGTAAAAACGATTTTCACGGAGCAAAGTATTACCAGGAACTTCTCACTAATGATGTTTCGAATGATTATATTGAAATGATTGCTGGTGAATTTTCTGCCATCAGTCAAGAAGCAGAGGAAATCGCTTTACAAAGAGAACACGAGGAAATTAAGGTAGAATTTACAGGTATGCAGGATGTAAGAACCATCCAAGCTGAATTTGAAATAGGAAGCACGAATTATATCAAACCAGGAGTCGGCGAAACCACAAGAGTACTACTTCGGAGGGTCCCATGGAAAATCCTTATGCGTGATCCTTCAAGTCCTTATGTGAGACATATTCTTATGCTCGCTGAAGAAAAAGGAGTAGAAATAGTGACGTATCCGGAAATGAATTATTTGTGTATGGGCTTAATTAAATCGGTTAAGGAGACTAGTAAATGA
- a CDS encoding class I SAM-dependent methyltransferase — translation MFVTTAGRTNQQMIEKAIDIADRLAVPYIHRQKRSIQTLQKETNSECIVVGKERFELFPFGAKQPFFFHPNSAMFRIKRLANGEHDPFAEAAQLTEGMSFLDCTLGLASDSIVASYIVGADGMVTGTEGQKYLAFMVEEGLKTWASENDDMNKAMARIQVIHSHALEYLKSLPDNSFDCVYFDPMFDESILESDGIKALGQIALYDDLNEETIEEALRVSNRRVLLKDHYKSKRFEKYDFHVMRRKTAKFHFGFLEK, via the coding sequence ATGTTTGTTACCACAGCTGGACGAACCAATCAGCAAATGATTGAAAAAGCAATAGATATAGCCGATAGATTAGCAGTACCGTACATACACCGTCAAAAGAGGTCAATTCAAACTTTACAAAAAGAAACCAACAGTGAGTGTATTGTTGTAGGAAAGGAAAGGTTTGAGCTATTTCCGTTTGGAGCGAAGCAGCCCTTCTTTTTCCATCCAAATTCTGCGATGTTTCGAATCAAGCGGCTGGCAAACGGTGAACACGACCCCTTTGCCGAAGCAGCACAACTTACCGAGGGAATGTCATTCCTAGATTGCACACTTGGTCTTGCCTCAGATTCAATTGTGGCAAGTTACATAGTGGGAGCTGATGGTATGGTGACAGGCACCGAGGGTCAAAAGTATTTGGCTTTCATGGTCGAGGAAGGACTAAAAACTTGGGCTTCGGAAAACGACGACATGAATAAGGCAATGGCTAGAATACAGGTTATTCACAGCCATGCATTAGAATACTTAAAATCCTTGCCGGATAACTCCTTCGATTGTGTTTATTTTGACCCGATGTTTGATGAATCTATTCTTGAATCGGATGGGATAAAGGCGTTAGGTCAGATTGCTCTTTATGATGATTTGAATGAGGAGACGATAGAGGAAGCGTTGAGAGTATCGAATCGCAGAGTCTTGTTAAAGGATCACTATAAGAGTAAACGGTTTGAAAAATATGACTTTCACGTTATGCGCAGAAAGACTGCTAAATTTCACTTTGGTTTTCTTGAAAAATAA